GCCAATGGTATGTCACTGGTGATCACCAGATCGCCGGCGCACATGCGGCGCACAATTTCATTGTCAGCCACATCAAAGCCACTACTCACCTGCAGCTTGTGGATATGAGGTGAAGGCGGCGTTTTAATATATTGATTGGCGACGAATGTCACCGAGATCTGGGTTCTGACTGCGGCACGAAACAAGATTTCACGGATCACTACAGGACACGCATCTGCGTCCACCCATATATTTTTCTTATTGTCCAAAACTGGCTCATTAATTCGGTTTGCTATGCGGCAAGTGTACAACTTGCCGCAGCGTAGCTAAAGCGTGAATTTCGATAATAAACCTTCTTGCTCATGGGCATGTTGTGTCAGCACTTTGCTTGACTCAAACTGGCGAACGGCAAAGCTCCCCACTTCGACGCTAATATCATTGATATTGGAGGTATTTTTATTGATTTCCTCAATCACCACGCTTTGCTCTTCAATCGCGGTTGCTATCTGGATGTTGCGGTCCATGATGTCTTTCACCGCTTCTGAAATCTCATTCAACATGCCTGTAGCCTGCTCAGTCTGCTCCACACACAATAACGTTTTATCACGACTGCTGCCCATCGCACTTTGGACCTGAATAGACGATGCCTGGATCTGTTCAATCATTGATTTGATTTCAGTAGTTGATTCTTGCGTTTTGGTTGCCAAAGATCGTACTTCGTCGGCAACCACCGCAAAGCCCCGGCCCTGCTCGCCGGCCCGGGCAGCTTCGATGGCGGCATTCAGCGCCAAGAGATTGGTTTGCTCAGCAATGCCATTAATAACAGACAAAATATTTTCAATACTCTGACTGTATTCCGCCAGCTGTGTACTCATCTCGTGCGAGATATTTATCTCATCGGCCAGTGCGCTGATCTCACCACGGGTTTTCTGAAATACC
This genomic stretch from Pseudoalteromonas rubra harbors:
- a CDS encoding YaiI/YqxD family protein gives rise to the protein MDNKKNIWVDADACPVVIREILFRAAVRTQISVTFVANQYIKTPPSPHIHKLQVSSGFDVADNEIVRRMCAGDLVITSDIPLAAEAIEKGGLALSTRGEEFTRENIRSRLNIRDFMDTMRSSGMVSGGPPPLGQAEKQQFANSLDRWLQQNKG